In one window of Halorubrum sp. BV1 DNA:
- a CDS encoding precorrin-8X methylmutase: MSDTPETPDATATTPETADDDGSGDREAYADLGATTEAAMDIAETSMDRVHELVPQETLADRLRAKSVHATGDPEFQHLVRFTGADESEPVRAGARAVLDERPIVTDITMVKAGITGRGHDCAVRKAIGNGAELAAETGMTRTAAAVLELDREGVYDDAIAVVGNAPTAALALADCIEDGTRPAVVVATPVGFVKAADSRERLREVCAAHDVPAVTNVGRRGGSGLAAGLTNELVHVASDAREGEVCVATSERSSGEGAEPRDGEGEIDL; encoded by the coding sequence ATGAGCGACACACCAGAGACACCCGACGCGACGGCAACGACACCCGAAACGGCCGATGACGACGGCTCCGGCGACCGCGAGGCGTACGCCGACCTCGGGGCGACGACCGAGGCGGCCATGGACATCGCCGAGACCAGCATGGACCGCGTCCACGAGCTGGTTCCACAGGAGACGCTCGCGGACCGCCTGCGCGCCAAGTCGGTCCACGCGACCGGCGACCCGGAGTTCCAGCACCTCGTCCGCTTTACCGGCGCGGACGAGAGCGAACCGGTCCGCGCCGGGGCACGCGCGGTGCTCGACGAGCGCCCGATCGTGACGGACATCACGATGGTGAAAGCCGGGATCACCGGCCGCGGCCACGACTGTGCGGTGCGCAAGGCGATCGGCAACGGCGCGGAGCTGGCCGCCGAGACCGGGATGACCCGGACCGCGGCGGCCGTGCTCGAACTCGACCGCGAGGGCGTCTACGACGACGCGATCGCCGTCGTCGGGAACGCGCCGACCGCGGCGCTCGCGCTCGCCGACTGCATCGAGGACGGCACGCGGCCGGCGGTCGTCGTCGCGACGCCCGTCGGCTTCGTGAAGGCCGCGGACTCGCGCGAGCGGCTCCGCGAGGTCTGTGCCGCCCACGACGTGCCCGCCGTCACCAACGTGGGCCGGCGCGGCGGCAGCGGCCTCGCCGCCGGGCTGACGAACGAACTCGTCCACGTCGCGAGCGACGCTCGGGAGGGGGAGGTCTGCGTAGCGACCTCCGAACGGTCGAGCGGCGAGGGCGCGGAGCCGCGAGACGGCGAGGGGGAGATCGACCTGTGA
- the cobN gene encoding cobaltochelatase subunit CobN, whose amino-acid sequence MTTLGLYTATENELGSVAAAAGETDVDLLARSKGDLDDPADVDAFLSAVVEADAAAVVLWLHGGTDSMPGYERATARLREAGIPVVVKATGDAFAAEDTTADDAVAERVRAYLERGGTANLANLLRYLADTYGAPSDAPAEGYAYDEPVALPSEGVYHPDHPGAGYEELVATFDPDTPTVGVWFYESHWTHENTRYVDAQVRALEARGVDALPIFCNPAGDEDGWDAERVTDEWLLDADGDPVVDAMCSSFMFALSMDERGRDADDEGASAEDVFLDRLGVPVLQTVTTMRSRSRYAASDTGVMGFELALSVALPEFDGNVITHPISGKERADDAAGIGSAPKQHYPIDDRVDHVASLAVNWARLRHRPPEETRVAVVLHNYPPSDDGIGTAFGLDTPASTANLLGELDERGYDLGAGETGAAGAGDAESGPPTDGAALIDALTSQLTLDERWVAPEDVRDLSVDTVSPATYRSWFDGLDDGFREAVLDEWGDPPDRPFAIPGVEFGNVLVTVQPPRGFGMDPSKVYHDSDLQPPHDYVAFYGWLRESFEADAVVHMGTHGSLEWLPGKTVGLDASSAPDQLIADLPNVYPYVINNPGEGTQAKRRSYAAVVDHLTPPMANAGTYDDLAELEELANQYREAGTTDARPDDGERLERRIREAVDELDLAVELGIDGEIAQKADVRGPEEAGSTLAEGEVSGADLAIDDLIERIHAYLTDVKTTQIRMGLHTLGEPPAGDRLVEYLVALTRLENPGAPSLRESVAGVLGVDYDRMRADPGAYDEQLGMTYAEAADRVHEVSLDLVATLAERGFDVPESEREAGPDDEVNMNLLVVDVDTIGDARARSGAHDDLREALAYICKEAAPRVGGARAEVGNVADALAGEYVPPGGSGAPTRGGVDLLPSGRNFYTLDPRKVPARAAWDVGREVAEGVLDRHLDNEGAYPEEVGVVAWGTPTVRTRGETIAQVLALMGVEPVWSDAGRVEDVEPIPLDELDRPRIDVTTRVSGLFRDAFPAAAGVIHDAVDAVVDLDEPHELNYVKKHVEEDTEELAAAGVDDPESAATHRVFTTTPGGYGAGTNKAVDEGEWEDRSDLADVYTQWGGYALGKRGRVTEAHDAFERRLSGVEATVKIEDTDEQDEFDSSDWYAFHGGFITAVTEHAGEEPASYVGDSSDPDDVRVYTNEEKVRKALRSRVLNPRWLDSMEEHGYKGAGDLSSTVDVVLGWDATTGVVSDTLWEAVADAYAFDEDRREWLSDVNPWALDSITDTLGEAINRGLWDADAETEERLRDLNLRAEGAIEERESRDGADALAGRAGDDD is encoded by the coding sequence ATGACGACACTCGGACTCTACACGGCGACGGAGAACGAACTCGGGTCCGTGGCCGCCGCCGCGGGCGAGACGGACGTCGACCTGCTCGCGCGCTCGAAGGGCGACCTCGACGATCCGGCCGACGTGGACGCGTTCCTCTCGGCGGTGGTCGAGGCGGACGCCGCGGCGGTCGTGCTGTGGCTCCACGGCGGCACCGACAGCATGCCGGGCTACGAGCGGGCGACGGCCCGGCTCCGCGAGGCGGGGATTCCCGTCGTCGTGAAGGCGACCGGGGACGCCTTCGCCGCCGAGGACACGACGGCCGACGACGCGGTCGCGGAGCGCGTCCGCGCGTACCTGGAGCGCGGCGGGACCGCCAACCTCGCGAACCTCCTGCGATATCTGGCCGACACCTACGGCGCTCCAAGCGACGCGCCGGCCGAGGGGTACGCGTACGACGAGCCGGTCGCGCTCCCGTCCGAGGGCGTGTATCATCCCGACCACCCGGGCGCGGGGTACGAGGAGCTGGTCGCGACGTTCGACCCCGATACGCCGACCGTCGGGGTGTGGTTCTACGAGTCCCACTGGACGCACGAGAACACGCGGTACGTCGACGCGCAGGTGCGCGCGCTCGAAGCGCGCGGCGTCGACGCGCTCCCGATCTTCTGTAACCCCGCCGGCGACGAGGACGGCTGGGACGCCGAGCGCGTCACCGACGAGTGGCTGCTCGACGCCGACGGCGACCCCGTGGTCGACGCGATGTGCTCGTCGTTCATGTTCGCGCTCTCGATGGACGAGCGCGGCCGCGACGCCGACGACGAGGGCGCGAGCGCGGAGGACGTGTTCTTGGACCGGCTCGGCGTCCCCGTGCTCCAGACGGTGACGACGATGCGGTCGCGGTCGCGCTACGCGGCCAGCGACACCGGCGTGATGGGGTTCGAACTCGCGCTGTCGGTGGCGCTCCCGGAGTTCGACGGCAACGTGATCACCCACCCCATCTCCGGAAAGGAGCGCGCGGACGACGCGGCGGGGATCGGCTCGGCCCCGAAACAGCACTACCCGATCGACGACCGGGTCGATCACGTCGCGTCGCTGGCGGTCAACTGGGCGCGGCTCCGACACCGCCCGCCAGAGGAGACGCGCGTGGCGGTCGTCCTCCACAACTACCCGCCGAGCGACGACGGCATCGGCACGGCGTTCGGCCTCGACACGCCCGCGAGCACCGCGAACCTGCTCGGAGAGCTTGACGAGCGGGGGTACGACCTCGGAGCGGGCGAAACGGGAGCGGCGGGCGCCGGCGACGCCGAGAGCGGCCCCCCGACCGACGGCGCGGCGCTTATCGACGCGCTCACCTCGCAGCTCACCCTCGACGAGCGCTGGGTCGCGCCCGAAGACGTCCGCGATCTGAGCGTCGACACCGTCTCGCCCGCGACCTACCGAAGCTGGTTCGACGGCCTCGACGACGGCTTCCGCGAGGCGGTCCTCGACGAGTGGGGCGACCCGCCCGACCGCCCGTTCGCGATCCCGGGCGTCGAGTTCGGGAACGTGCTCGTCACGGTTCAACCCCCGCGCGGGTTCGGGATGGACCCCTCGAAGGTGTACCACGACTCCGACCTTCAGCCCCCGCACGACTACGTCGCCTTCTACGGCTGGCTCCGGGAGTCGTTCGAGGCCGACGCGGTCGTCCACATGGGCACGCACGGCTCGCTGGAGTGGCTCCCGGGCAAGACCGTCGGACTGGACGCGTCGTCCGCCCCCGACCAACTCATCGCCGACCTGCCGAACGTCTACCCCTACGTGATCAACAACCCCGGCGAGGGGACGCAGGCGAAGCGCCGCTCGTACGCCGCCGTCGTCGACCACCTCACGCCGCCGATGGCGAACGCCGGCACCTACGACGACCTCGCGGAGCTGGAGGAGCTGGCGAACCAGTACCGCGAGGCCGGGACGACCGACGCGCGCCCCGACGACGGCGAGCGGCTCGAACGTCGGATCCGAGAGGCGGTCGACGAGCTGGATCTCGCGGTCGAGCTGGGGATCGACGGCGAAATAGCGCAAAAGGCGGACGTGCGCGGTCCCGAGGAGGCCGGCTCGACGCTCGCGGAGGGCGAGGTGTCGGGCGCAGACCTCGCCATCGACGACCTGATCGAGCGGATCCACGCGTACCTGACCGACGTGAAGACCACCCAGATCCGGATGGGACTGCACACCCTCGGCGAGCCGCCCGCGGGCGACCGGCTCGTGGAGTACCTCGTCGCGCTCACCCGGCTCGAGAACCCGGGCGCGCCGAGCCTCCGCGAGTCGGTCGCCGGGGTGCTGGGGGTCGACTACGACCGGATGCGCGCCGACCCCGGCGCGTACGACGAGCAGTTGGGCATGACGTACGCGGAGGCGGCCGACCGCGTCCACGAGGTGAGCCTCGACCTCGTGGCGACGCTCGCCGAGCGCGGCTTCGACGTGCCGGAGTCCGAGCGGGAGGCGGGGCCGGACGACGAGGTGAACATGAACCTGCTCGTCGTCGACGTCGACACGATCGGCGACGCGCGAGCGCGGTCCGGCGCGCACGACGACCTCCGCGAGGCGCTCGCGTACATTTGCAAGGAGGCCGCCCCGCGCGTCGGCGGCGCGCGCGCCGAGGTCGGCAACGTCGCCGACGCGCTCGCCGGCGAGTACGTCCCGCCGGGAGGGAGCGGCGCGCCCACCCGCGGCGGGGTCGATCTGCTCCCCTCCGGCCGGAACTTCTACACGCTCGACCCGCGGAAGGTGCCCGCGCGCGCCGCGTGGGACGTGGGCCGGGAGGTCGCGGAGGGCGTGTTGGATCGACATCTGGATAACGAAGGAGCGTACCCCGAGGAGGTCGGCGTCGTCGCGTGGGGGACGCCGACGGTCCGGACGCGCGGCGAGACGATCGCGCAGGTGCTCGCGCTGATGGGCGTCGAGCCGGTGTGGTCCGACGCCGGCCGCGTCGAGGACGTGGAACCGATCCCGCTCGACGAACTGGATCGGCCCCGGATCGACGTGACGACGCGCGTCTCCGGGCTCTTCCGCGACGCCTTCCCCGCGGCCGCGGGCGTGATCCACGACGCGGTCGACGCCGTGGTCGACCTCGACGAGCCCCACGAGCTGAACTACGTGAAGAAACACGTCGAAGAAGACACGGAAGAACTCGCCGCCGCGGGCGTCGACGACCCCGAGTCGGCCGCGACGCACCGGGTGTTCACGACGACGCCCGGCGGCTACGGCGCGGGGACGAACAAGGCGGTCGACGAGGGCGAGTGGGAGGACCGCTCCGACCTCGCCGACGTGTACACTCAGTGGGGCGGCTACGCGCTCGGCAAGCGCGGCCGCGTGACCGAGGCGCACGACGCCTTCGAGCGCCGGCTCTCCGGCGTCGAGGCGACCGTGAAGATCGAGGACACGGACGAGCAGGACGAGTTCGACTCCTCCGACTGGTACGCGTTCCACGGCGGGTTCATCACGGCGGTCACGGAGCACGCGGGCGAAGAGCCCGCCTCCTACGTCGGCGACTCCTCGGACCCCGACGACGTGCGCGTCTACACCAACGAGGAGAAGGTCCGCAAGGCGCTGCGCTCGCGCGTGCTGAACCCGCGCTGGCTCGACTCGATGGAGGAGCACGGCTACAAGGGCGCGGGCGACCTCTCCTCGACGGTCGACGTGGTGCTCGGCTGGGACGCCACCACCGGTGTCGTGAGCGACACGCTCTGGGAGGCCGTCGCGGACGCGTACGCCTTCGACGAGGACCGCCGCGAGTGGCTCTCGGACGTGAACCCGTGGGCGCTCGACTCCATTACGGACACGTTAGGAGAGGCGATAAACCGCGGGCTGTGGGACGCCGACGCGGAGACCGAAGAGCGCCTGCGCGACCTGAACCTCCGCGCCGAGGGGGCGATCGAGGAGCGCGAGTCGCGGGACGGCGCGGACGCGCTCGCTGGCCGCGCCGGCGACGACGACTGA
- a CDS encoding ATP-binding protein has protein sequence MLDEGSDKNPPTRTAEFGDVVGQTELKRALSAVGANDDLSGVLVRGEKGTGKSTLARALASYLPERRVVADCRYGCPPGDPSRQCPSCRRRASLPVATRPAPFATLPLGATREAVVGSLSVAGALDGEASFDPGLLARANRGVLYVDEVNLLDDHLVDVVLDAAASGVNTVERDAVSLTHPAEFTLIGTMNPEEGALRPQLRDRFDLAVDVTGLDATDDRMAVVDRALGRDAGATARSGGDATRETGEDDAAGGKGDETGATAGDPPFDDPAAAIADARGRLGSVTLPDSFLRDLVELCRDAGVDGHRADIAAARCARTLAALDGRSRVIEGDVREAASLALPHRLRTDPFEETADADELIDDHLGDDGDEPDAGEGDAGEDADGTTDGEAGEGGEETDGEGEGDPGDRNGESEGKGGGGGEERGGDEDAPAETRGDEGEDSDGDADGGADDGPNRDPDGGRGREPPETMANESGSEADSAGDDPDTDSRDDPDEETEDDTEEATPLVPGSDRVGVGDAVAPDVETPDAGTPAGGDGDGRSSAAPSTRGTGPRVRTERARSGDRVDAGASVRAAAERGGRSVKERDLRRSVRADDAETLVCFAVDASASMRGPMRAAKGAAIDLLRDSYEHRDAVALVAFAGDDAGLLLPPTDDVGRAARHLKELPTGDRTPLAAGVDAAADAIARADADASLAVVVTDGGANAAERPTAAVREAGGRLREAADRTLVVDAADAEGVVPTLLDATGGERIPLSSLSAERVERELGGTADDRSER, from the coding sequence GTGCTTGATGAAGGCAGCGACAAAAACCCACCGACGCGAACCGCGGAGTTCGGCGACGTGGTCGGTCAGACCGAACTGAAGCGGGCGCTCTCGGCCGTCGGCGCGAACGACGACCTCTCGGGCGTGCTGGTCCGCGGCGAGAAGGGGACCGGAAAGTCGACGCTCGCCCGCGCGCTCGCGTCGTACCTGCCCGAGCGGCGCGTGGTCGCCGACTGTCGGTACGGCTGTCCTCCCGGCGACCCGAGCCGGCAGTGTCCCTCGTGTCGCCGGCGGGCGAGCCTCCCGGTCGCGACCCGGCCGGCGCCGTTCGCCACGCTGCCGCTCGGCGCGACCCGCGAGGCGGTCGTCGGGTCGCTGTCGGTGGCGGGCGCGCTCGACGGCGAGGCGTCGTTCGATCCGGGGCTGTTGGCGCGGGCGAACCGCGGCGTCCTCTACGTGGACGAGGTGAATCTCCTTGACGACCACCTCGTCGACGTGGTGCTCGACGCGGCTGCCTCCGGCGTGAACACCGTGGAGCGCGACGCGGTCTCGCTGACCCACCCCGCCGAGTTCACGCTTATCGGGACGATGAACCCGGAGGAGGGTGCGCTCAGGCCGCAACTCCGCGACCGGTTCGACCTCGCCGTCGACGTGACCGGACTCGACGCGACCGACGACCGGATGGCGGTCGTCGACCGGGCGCTCGGCCGCGACGCCGGAGCGACTGCCCGGAGCGGCGGTGACGCGACCCGAGAGACCGGCGAGGACGACGCGGCGGGCGGCAAGGGAGACGAGACTGGCGCGACGGCCGGCGATCCGCCGTTCGACGATCCCGCCGCGGCGATCGCGGACGCACGCGGTCGGCTCGGCTCGGTGACGCTCCCAGACTCGTTCCTCCGCGACCTCGTCGAACTGTGTCGCGACGCCGGCGTCGACGGCCACCGGGCGGACATCGCGGCCGCGCGCTGCGCCCGCACCCTCGCCGCGCTCGACGGTCGCAGTCGCGTGATCGAGGGCGACGTGCGCGAGGCCGCGTCGCTGGCGCTGCCCCATCGCCTGCGCACCGACCCGTTCGAGGAGACCGCCGACGCCGACGAGTTGATCGACGACCACCTCGGGGACGACGGCGACGAACCGGACGCGGGCGAAGGAGACGCCGGCGAGGACGCCGACGGAACAACGGACGGCGAGGCCGGAGAGGGCGGCGAAGAGACGGACGGTGAGGGGGAAGGCGACCCGGGCGACCGCAACGGCGAGAGTGAGGGTAAGGGCGGCGGAGGCGGCGAGGAGCGCGGCGGCGACGAAGACGCGCCGGCCGAGACCAGGGGCGACGAAGGCGAGGACAGCGACGGCGACGCGGACGGCGGCGCAGACGACGGACCGAACCGCGACCCAGACGGCGGCCGCGGCCGCGAACCGCCCGAAACGATGGCCAACGAGAGCGGCAGCGAGGCTGACTCCGCGGGCGACGACCCGGATACGGATTCCAGAGACGACCCGGACGAGGAGACCGAAGACGACACCGAGGAGGCGACGCCGCTGGTGCCGGGGTCAGACCGGGTCGGCGTCGGCGACGCGGTCGCGCCCGATGTCGAGACGCCCGACGCCGGAACGCCGGCCGGAGGAGACGGCGACGGGCGGTCGAGCGCGGCCCCCTCGACGCGAGGGACCGGTCCGCGGGTCCGAACGGAGCGCGCGCGCTCCGGCGACCGGGTCGACGCCGGCGCGTCGGTCCGGGCGGCGGCCGAGCGCGGCGGCCGGAGTGTCAAGGAGCGGGACCTCCGGCGGTCCGTCCGCGCCGACGACGCCGAGACGCTCGTCTGTTTCGCCGTCGACGCCTCCGCATCGATGCGCGGGCCGATGCGGGCGGCGAAGGGCGCGGCGATCGACCTCCTCCGCGACTCCTACGAGCACCGCGACGCCGTCGCGCTGGTGGCGTTCGCCGGCGACGACGCCGGCCTCTTGCTCCCGCCGACGGACGACGTGGGGCGGGCGGCGCGTCACCTGAAGGAGCTTCCGACGGGCGACCGGACCCCGCTCGCGGCGGGCGTCGACGCCGCGGCCGACGCGATCGCGCGCGCCGACGCCGACGCGTCGCTCGCGGTTGTCGTCACCGACGGTGGCGCGAACGCCGCTGAGCGGCCGACCGCGGCCGTCCGGGAGGCCGGCGGGCGGCTCCGCGAGGCCGCCGACCGAACGCTCGTCGTCGACGCGGCCGACGCTGAGGGCGTCGTCCCGACGCTCCTCGATGCGACAGGCGGCGAGCGCATCCCGCTGTCGTCGCTGTCGGCGGAGCGGGTCGAGCGAGAACTCGGCGGGACGGCGGACGACCGGTCGGAGCGGTAG
- a CDS encoding DUF3209 family protein → MSCHELEALRLGLMNVLGTDDRAAREHAEKELDGELSGPIEGLATAETLDALRRHLDAALVDLEEEVATLDADDPESDYVRGRLVAVRDAERSLARLATHGDDLLDGLGETHHDLHDAFPVEE, encoded by the coding sequence ATGAGCTGCCACGAACTCGAAGCGCTACGACTCGGCTTAATGAACGTCCTCGGCACCGACGACCGCGCCGCGCGCGAGCACGCCGAGAAGGAACTGGACGGCGAGCTTTCGGGCCCCATCGAGGGGCTCGCGACCGCCGAGACGCTTGACGCGCTCCGTCGTCACCTCGACGCCGCACTCGTCGACTTGGAGGAGGAGGTCGCGACGCTCGACGCCGACGACCCCGAGTCCGACTACGTTCGCGGCCGCCTCGTCGCCGTCCGCGACGCCGAACGGAGCCTCGCCCGCCTCGCGACCCACGGCGACGACCTGCTCGACGGGCTCGGCGAGACCCACCACGACCTCCACGACGCCTTCCCCGTCGAGGAGTGA
- a CDS encoding CbiX/SirB N-terminal domain-containing protein yields the protein MSSETAPTPAALSDEAVLLVGHGSRREKSNEQVRTLAADLESRLGIPVDAAFLELASPAIDEAIAGLARSVSRVSVVHLSLFAASHVKNDVPLAVKRARADHPDLEIRNGSHLGVHPALLDLLDDRAAAVERELGVDRADDEVVVVLCARGSSDPDANADVHKLARLLYEGREFADARATYIGVTDPTLDETLHRVARGRPDAVVVLPYMLGDGVLTGRITEGAESFDAEYPYVDAAPGEPLGTDPRLLDVLADRWQEARTGSVEMSCDTCKYKVELDGYEADEGGARAMLRAMTHSAAHADREDVDDDPHAHDAPANHVAVCTNQTCAAAGSPAVLERLRQAVRDSDACDARVTRTSCLDQCGDGPMVAVYPDGVWYGGVGESDADRIVSSHLDRERIVSDLVHDTLQ from the coding sequence GTGAGCAGCGAGACCGCCCCGACCCCGGCCGCGCTCTCGGACGAAGCGGTGCTGCTCGTCGGGCACGGCTCCCGCCGCGAGAAGTCGAACGAGCAGGTGCGGACGCTCGCGGCAGACCTCGAATCGCGGCTCGGGATCCCGGTCGACGCCGCGTTCCTCGAACTCGCCTCGCCCGCCATCGACGAGGCGATCGCGGGGCTCGCGAGGAGCGTCTCGCGCGTCTCGGTCGTCCATCTCTCGCTTTTCGCGGCGAGCCACGTAAAAAACGACGTGCCCCTCGCAGTGAAACGGGCGCGGGCCGACCACCCCGACCTAGAGATCCGCAACGGCTCGCATCTCGGCGTGCACCCCGCGCTGCTCGACCTGCTCGACGACCGCGCTGCGGCCGTCGAGCGAGAGTTGGGCGTCGACCGCGCCGACGACGAGGTGGTGGTCGTGCTGTGCGCCCGCGGCTCCTCCGACCCCGACGCCAACGCCGACGTGCACAAGCTCGCGCGGCTGCTGTACGAGGGCCGCGAGTTCGCCGATGCGCGCGCCACGTACATCGGCGTCACCGACCCGACGCTCGACGAGACGCTTCACCGCGTGGCCCGCGGGCGGCCGGACGCGGTCGTCGTCCTTCCCTACATGCTCGGCGACGGCGTGCTCACGGGCCGGATCACGGAGGGGGCGGAGTCGTTCGACGCCGAGTATCCCTACGTCGACGCGGCCCCGGGCGAGCCCCTCGGGACGGACCCGCGGCTGCTCGACGTGCTCGCGGACCGCTGGCAGGAGGCCCGCACCGGCAGCGTCGAGATGTCCTGTGACACCTGCAAGTACAAGGTCGAACTGGACGGGTACGAGGCCGACGAGGGGGGCGCTCGCGCCATGCTGCGCGCGATGACCCACAGCGCGGCCCACGCCGACCGCGAAGACGTCGACGACGACCCGCACGCTCACGACGCGCCGGCCAACCACGTCGCGGTCTGCACGAACCAGACCTGCGCGGCCGCCGGGTCGCCCGCGGTGTTGGAGCGGCTCCGGCAGGCCGTCCGCGACTCCGACGCCTGCGACGCGCGCGTCACGCGGACCTCCTGTCTCGACCAGTGCGGCGACGGCCCCATGGTGGCCGTCTACCCCGACGGCGTCTGGTACGGCGGCGTCGGCGAGTCCGACGCGGACCGCATCGTCTCCTCGCACCTCGACCGCGAGCGCATCGTCTCCGATCTCGTCCACGACACGTTACAATAA
- a CDS encoding ferredoxin has product MSERYTVTVDRDACDGVFACLVRDPRFVEDDEGLAGIDAADAESVERTAASVRATFADDRIADAEQAAAACPLDAITVAEGNGE; this is encoded by the coding sequence ATGAGCGAACGCTACACGGTGACGGTCGACCGCGACGCCTGCGACGGCGTGTTCGCGTGTCTGGTCCGCGACCCGCGGTTCGTCGAGGACGACGAGGGGCTCGCGGGGATCGACGCCGCCGACGCCGAGTCGGTCGAGCGGACGGCAGCGAGCGTGAGGGCGACGTTCGCCGACGACCGGATCGCGGACGCGGAGCAGGCCGCCGCGGCGTGCCCGCTCGACGCGATCACGGTCGCGGAGGGGAACGGCGAATGA
- the cobJ gene encoding precorrin-3B C(17)-methyltransferase: MSDTTCGGSTDEADSTKETDSTDVTETSACGAQTDGGASAEAGSSAGSSGSACGASSTASDSADSGGASACGGGASSDTKEKVTATVDEFDADPGRLVAVGLGPGHAEGMTARATAALADAEHIVGYTTYIDLIPDEITEGADELYDTPMCGEVSRTEEAIDRALAGNDVAIVGSGDPNVYALSGLALEILESKGATASMVDFEVVPGVPAAQSCGARLGAPLVNDSVSVSLSDHLTPMEEIESRLHAVAGEGFTITIYNPWSRKRRENWETACEILREHRDDDTPVGIVHGAGRDDEATEITTLGELEEYGETDLVDMTTTVVVGNEDTYVWDGRMVTPRGYESKYDY, from the coding sequence ATGAGCGACACCACCTGCGGCGGTTCGACGGACGAGGCGGACAGCACGAAAGAGACGGACAGCACGGACGTCACCGAGACGAGCGCCTGCGGCGCACAGACCGACGGCGGCGCGAGCGCGGAGGCCGGCTCCTCCGCCGGCTCGTCGGGCTCGGCGTGCGGCGCGTCGTCGACCGCGAGCGACTCCGCGGACTCCGGCGGCGCGAGCGCCTGCGGCGGCGGCGCGTCGAGCGACACGAAAGAGAAAGTGACGGCGACCGTCGACGAGTTCGACGCCGACCCCGGGCGGCTCGTCGCCGTCGGGCTCGGTCCCGGTCACGCCGAGGGGATGACCGCGCGGGCGACGGCGGCGCTCGCCGACGCCGAGCACATCGTCGGCTACACCACCTACATCGACCTCATCCCGGACGAGATCACGGAGGGGGCAGACGAGCTGTACGACACGCCGATGTGCGGCGAGGTATCACGGACCGAGGAGGCGATCGACCGCGCGCTCGCCGGCAACGACGTGGCGATCGTCGGCTCCGGCGACCCCAACGTCTACGCGCTCTCGGGGCTCGCGCTGGAGATCCTCGAATCGAAGGGCGCGACCGCCTCGATGGTCGACTTCGAGGTCGTTCCCGGCGTTCCCGCGGCGCAGTCGTGCGGCGCCCGACTGGGCGCGCCGCTCGTGAACGACTCCGTGTCGGTGTCGCTGTCCGACCACCTCACGCCCATGGAAGAGATCGAGTCTCGGCTCCACGCCGTCGCCGGCGAGGGGTTCACGATCACCATCTACAACCCGTGGAGCCGCAAGCGCCGCGAGAACTGGGAGACAGCCTGCGAGATCCTGCGGGAGCATCGCGACGACGATACGCCCGTCGGCATCGTCCACGGGGCCGGCCGTGACGACGAGGCGACGGAGATCACGACGCTCGGCGAACTGGAGGAGTACGGAGAAACCGACCTCGTGGACATGACGACGACCGTCGTCGTCGGCAACGAGGACACCTACGTGTGGGACGGCCGGATGGTCACCCCACGCGGCTACGAGAGCAAGTACGACTACTGA
- a CDS encoding precorrin-3B C(17)-methyltransferase, protein MSDDTDDGDMGDGDTSDENAAADDGASSGGPLPDSRSAAGGDPAGDAPEEYGTLYVVGIGPGLPGEMTDRARRVIETADCVIASNLYQAFLRDDGTLPPEDEQAEADQELVRSSMGKQVELAREAFERVRDGQDVAHVSGGDPNVYGKSDLLFTMAEAEAATDVPIEIVPGVTAGLSLAATLGAPLSNDFCTVSLSDKWRGWAEIEEKLHAAATADFVIVLYNCWRDYERAIEAIREARHDDVPVAIVNDAGRGDAGRNVDGETYTLTTLGEATEHDEEVGGMGTSILVGTHETEVWENDYRDYLVTPRGGRDVEDF, encoded by the coding sequence ATGAGCGACGATACGGACGACGGCGATATGGGCGACGGCGATACGAGCGACGAAAACGCGGCCGCGGATGACGGCGCGTCATCGGGCGGGCCGCTCCCCGACTCGCGTTCGGCCGCCGGCGGCGACCCCGCCGGCGACGCGCCGGAGGAGTACGGCACGCTGTACGTCGTCGGCATCGGCCCGGGACTGCCGGGCGAGATGACTGACCGAGCCCGGCGCGTCATCGAGACGGCCGACTGCGTGATCGCCTCGAACCTGTATCAGGCGTTCCTGCGCGACGACGGGACGCTCCCGCCCGAAGACGAGCAGGCGGAGGCCGACCAGGAGCTCGTCCGCTCGTCGATGGGCAAGCAGGTCGAGCTGGCCCGCGAGGCGTTCGAGCGCGTCCGCGACGGGCAGGACGTGGCGCACGTCTCTGGCGGCGACCCGAACGTGTACGGCAAGTCGGACCTGCTGTTCACGATGGCCGAGGCGGAGGCGGCGACCGACGTGCCGATCGAGATCGTTCCCGGCGTCACCGCGGGGCTAAGCCTCGCGGCGACGCTCGGCGCGCCGCTGTCGAACGACTTCTGTACGGTTTCGCTGTCGGACAAGTGGCGCGGCTGGGCAGAGATAGAGGAGAAGCTCCACGCCGCGGCGACCGCCGACTTCGTGATCGTCTTGTACAACTGCTGGCGCGACTACGAGCGCGCGATCGAGGCGATCCGCGAGGCGCGCCACGACGACGTGCCCGTCGCCATCGTCAACGACGCCGGCCGCGGCGACGCCGGCCGCAACGTCGACGGCGAGACGTACACCCTGACGACGCTCGGCGAGGCGACCGAGCACGACGAGGAGGTCGGCGGGATGGGCACCTCCATCCTCGTCGGCACCCACGAGACCGAGGTCTGGGAGAACGACTACCGCGATTACCTCGTCACCCCGCGCGGCGGGCGTGACGTGGAGGACTTCTGA